One segment of Panicum virgatum strain AP13 chromosome 3K, P.virgatum_v5, whole genome shotgun sequence DNA contains the following:
- the LOC120697216 gene encoding E3 ubiquitin-protein ligase XB3-like, whose protein sequence is MGHGVSCARTGDEHDYFRAVQLGDLDALAALLAADTSLARRATLYDRLSALHIAAANGRLEVLSMILDHGVPPDVVNRHKQTPLMLAAMHGKIDCVIRLLQADANILMFDSVHGRSCLHHAAYFGHVDCLQAILSAAQTTPVADSWGFARFVNVRDDHGATPLHLAARQGRPGCVQMLLEKGAIVSALTGSYGFPGSTSLHLAARSGNLDCIRKLLAWGADRLQRDSAGRIPYAVALKRNYEACAALLNPSSAEPMVWPSPLKFISELDPEAKALLEAALMEANREREKKILKGTKYSLPSPSHCDADVVDDASSEVSDAELCCICFDQACTIEVQDCGHQMCAPCTLALCCHSKPNPTTQTLPSPACPFCRGSISRLLVARTSTPSDPEKAGYSPQLSRRRSRRSHNLSDGGSSSFKGLSSAMGSLSKIGRGSSRMVDSDSGSLDKPEHDL, encoded by the exons ATGGGGCACGGCGTCAGCTGCGCCCGCACCGGTGACGAGCACGACTACTTCCGCGCGGTGCAGCTCGGGGACCTCGACGCCCTGgccgcgctcctcgccgccgacacCTCCCTCGCTCGCCGCGCCACCCTCTACGACCGCCTCTCCGCGCtccacatcgccgccgccaaTGGACGTCTCGAG GTGCTGTCCATGATCTTGGATCACGGGGTGCCGCCGGACGTGGTGAATCGGCACAAGCAG ACTCCGCTGATGCTCGCGGCGATGCACGGCAAGATTGACTGCGTGATCAGGCTCCTCCAGGCCGACGCCAAT ATCTTGATGTTCGATTCTGTGCACGGGCGGAGCTGTCTGCACCACGCTGCCTACTTCGGCCATGTGGACTGCCTGCAGGCCATCCTCTCGGCGGCGCAGACGACGCCGGTGGCCGACTCATG GGGTTTCGCCCGGTTCGTCAACGTCAGGGACGACCACGGCGCCACGCCGTTGCATCTCGCGGCCAGGCAGGGGCGGCCAGGGTGCGTGCAGATGTTGCTGGAGAAAGGCGCCATTGTATCCGCTTTGACAGGCTCATACGG GTTCCCTGGTAGCACATCGTTGCATCTGGCTGCTCGCAGTGGGAACCTGGATTGCATCCGGAAACTGCTTGCCTGGGGAGCAGATCGTCTCCAAAGGGACTCGGCAGG gaGAATTCCCTATGCTGTTGCACTGAAGCGCAACTACGAAGCATGTGCGGCTTTGCTAAACCCTTCATCAGCTGAGCCCATGGTGTGGCCTTCCCCACTTAAGTTCATCAGCGAGCTCGATCCGGAAGCAAAGGCTCTCCTGGAAGCAGCCCTGATGGAAGCCaacagggagagggagaagaagatCTTGAAGGGCACAAAGTACTCTCTGCCATCGCCTTCGCATTGCGACGCCGATGTTGTGGACGATGCATCCTCAGAG GTGAGCGACGCAGAGCTGTGCTGCATCTGCTTCGACCAGGCATGCACCATCGAGGTGCAGGACTGCGGGCACCAGATGTGCGCGCCGTGCACGCTGGCGCTGTGCTGCCACAGCAAGCCCAACCCGACGACCCAAACGCTGCCGTCGCCAGCCTGCCCGTTCTGCCGCGGCAGCATCTCGCGGCTGCTGGTGGCCCGGACAAGCACGCCCAGTGACCCCGAGAAGGCAGGCTACTCCCCGCAGCTATCCCGACGGCGGTCTCGGCGGTCTCACAACCTCAGCGACGGGGGCAGCAGCAGCTTCAAGGGGCTCTCGTCCGCCATGGGGTCCTTGTCCAAGATCGGGCGCGGCTCGAGCCGGATGGTCGACAGCGACAGTGGCAGCCTGGACAAGCCCGAGCACGACCTGTGA
- the LOC120700545 gene encoding uncharacterized protein LOC120700545 — protein MVGGYNRKRVMMVMIHPICNSISRNQKKPSESLSSLANATVPCIAQVMESVATRQLWTSLPLPSPTAPPLFRHRLALLELHPVARTTKLAAEVEDAARPPPPAQQRAEGAAAARLGSSASPAGSFSPAAVQPGGEAAAASGPRSPRSPRPCGSGLLDAQGACHPWPLRAGAACVYGAGVGGRAVEPAQPCGSSGRPLTSDEAILPRFRCSQPPLKETKTAGARNTLLFGIHVRHYHVVSCKTAEQKAVDIIRACRIPIRTKPGRFDKDDTTDVSSGVMGEFPQCPTMSTLSSCRAV, from the exons ATGGTTGGTGGGTACAACCGCAAGCGtgtgatgatggtgatgattcaCCCCATATGTAACTCTATATCGCGGAACCAAAAGAAGCCCTCCGAGAGCCTCAGCAGTTTGGCCAATGCTACGGTGCCGTGTATTGCACAAGTCATGGAGAGTGTTGCCACGCGGCAGCTTTGGACC TCTCTCCCTCTTCCTTcccccaccgcgccgccactCTTCCGCCACCGGCttgccctcctcgagctccacccCGTGGCGCGGACCACGAAGctcgcggcggaggtcgaggacgCGGCGCGGCCCCCTCCTCCTGCCCAGCAGCGCGCGGAGGGAGCAGCTGCGGCCCGCCTCGGTTCAtccgcctcgccggccggcaGCTTCTCTCCCGCGGCGGTCCAGCCtggaggcgaggcggcggcagcatcAGGCCCGAGGAGCCCGCGATCCCCACGCCCCTGCGGCAGCGGCCTCCTCGATGCGCAGGGCGCATGTCATCCATGGCCGCTGCGTGCGGGGGCTGCCTGTGTGTACGGTGCGGGAGTAGGAGGACGCGCCGTCGAGCCTGCGCAGCCGTGCGGGAGCTCGGGACGTCCCCTGACGAGTGACGAGGCCATTCTGCCCCGTTTCCGCTGCTCACAGCCTCCACTGAAGGAGACGAAAACTGCAGGAGCCAGGAATACCTTGCTTTTTGG GATTCATGTTCGTCATTATCATGTTGTTTCCTGCAAGACAGCCGAGCAAAAAGCCGTAGATATAATACGGGCATGTAGAATTCCAATCAGAACAAAGCCAGGCCGCTTTGACAAAGATGACACGACCGACGTCTCCAGCGGCGTCATGGGCGAGTTCCCACAATGCCCTACCATGTCTACGTTGAGTTCCTGCCGCGCCG TTTGA
- the LOC120697224 gene encoding probable clathrin assembly protein At4g32285, whose product MLGACASPRRHLRLGHFGFDPRLLRTTPSKRRNARVASPVSNSNSASKIPTVYGWEWDPVSASAKRLEAGKLTRPAAVLPVRTGDPKPISTVHFHPSHHQPIRAVLLCSPRVGYPPILCLALKPRPLLLQFLLRSVSWILPTPAILPGAEQEEEEDVVREAPRTSSPPPPLVLPQPACQPQSQASAAMPIRKALGAVKDQASIGMARVSGAVKPDLDVAIVRATSHDGAPPDDRHAREVLRLAAGGSQRACVASLARRLARTRDYVVAAKCLALLHRLAAEGDPHLRGELLRPAQAGRRAGEPVLSLLLDFRDEAHAASWDHSAFVRAYALYLDERVRFLASLLPPPRVVRFADDYTRGIGGGGGASPPAPASVRDMDPEGLLVRARQLRLLLDRFLACRPAGAARDSRVVLSALYPLLKESFQLHEDLSAVLAVLLDRFFDMDYPECVKAFETYVSTARQIDSLLAFYAWCDDVGVARSSDFPEVKRIDEKLLETLEQFLRERGQAGRSSPPPVPAQSAPQSTGQAQDDADMNSVKALPAPETTRSVPAKASAAAALAANNMTSQADLVDLREPADEQENKLALALFSAAPATSSGADSSWVAFPSDSDDAPPAATSAWHAPAAEPGKADWELALVETASSLSRQTASLGGGMDPLLLGGMYDQGAVRQQVAAQAASGSASSVALPAPGRSAAAAAVLMLPAPDGTVQAVGGDPFAASLAVPPPSYVQMAEMERKQQLLVQEQQMWAQYRQGGMRGQPAGFSGLAAGSVFAPNTAVAMPYGYGMPVAYNHVGGYY is encoded by the coding sequence ATGCTCGGCGCTTGTGCTTCCCCTCGAAGGCACCTACGCCTTGGCCATTTTGGTTTTGATCCTCGTCTCCTCCGGACCACCCCAAGCAAAAGAAGAAACGCGCGCGTCGCATCGCCCGTTTCCAATTCCAATTCCGCATCGAAAATTCCGACGGTGTACGGGTGGGAGTGGGACCCAGTGTCAGCGTCAGCCAAGCGTCTAGAAGCCGGCAAGTTGACTCGGCCAGCCGCGGTCCTCCCAGTTCGTACCGGTGACCCCAAGCCCATCTCGACCGTCCATTTCCACCCTTCCCACCATCAGCCCATCAGGGCCGTCCTTCTCTGCAGCCCTCGCGTCGGCTACCCGCCAATTCTTTGCCTCGCGCTGAAACCgcgtcctcttcttcttcagtttctCCTCCGATCCGTCTCTTGGATTCTCCCAACTCCGGCCATATTGCCGGgggcggagcaggaggaggaggaggacgtcgtCAGAGAGGCGCCGCGGACCTCCTCTCCCCCTCCGCCGCTGGTGCTTCCTCAGCCTGCCTGCCAACCCCAGTCCCAGGCCTCCGCCGCCATGCCGATCCGCAAGGCGCTGGGCGCGGTCAAGGACCAGGCCAGCATCGGCATGGCCCGGGTCTCGGGCGCCGTCAAGCCCGACCTCGACGTCGCCATCGTGCGCGCCACCTCCCACGACGGCGCGCCCCCCGACGACCGCCACGCGCGCGAGgtgctccgcctcgccgcgggGGGCTCCCAGCGCGCCTGCGTCGCCTCCCTCGCGCGCCGTCTCGCGCGCACCCGCGACTACGTCGTCGCCGCCAAGTGCCTCGCGCTCCtgcaccgcctcgccgccgagggGGACCCGCAcctccgcggcgagctcctccgccCCGCCCAGGCTGggaggcgcgccggcgagcccgtcCTCTCGCTGCTCCTCGACTTCCGCGACGAGGCGCACGCCGCGTCCTGGGACCACTCCGCCTTCGTCCGCGCCTACGCGCTCTACCTCGACGAGCGCGTCCGCTTCCTCGCCTCGCTCCTCCCCCCGCCCCGCGTCGTGCGCTTCGCCGACGACTACACCAgaggcatcggcggcggcggcggcgcgtccccgcccgcgccggcgtcgGTGCGCGACATGGACCCCGAGGGCCTCCTGGTCCGCGCGCGccagctgcggctgctgctcgaCCGCTTCCTCGCGTGCCGCCCCGCGGGCGCCGCCAGGGACAGCCGCGTCGTGCTATCCGCGCTCTACCCGCTGCTCAAGGAGAGCTTCCAGCTCCACGAGGACCTCTCCGCCGTGCTCGCCGTCCTGCTCGACCGCTTCTTCGACATGGACTACCCCGAGTGCGTCAAGGCGTTCGAGACCTACGTCAGCACCGCCAGGCAGATCGACAGCCTCCTCGCCTTCTACGCCTGGTGCGACGACGTCGGCGTCGCGCGATCCTCCGACTTCCCCGAGGTCAAGCGCATCGACGAGAAGCTCCTCGAGACGCTCGAGCAGTTCCTGCGGGAGCGCGGCCAGGCAGgccgcagctcgccgccgccagttCCGGCACAATCGGCGCCCCAATCCACCGGGCAAGCCCAAGACGACGCCGACATGAACAGCGTCAAGGCGCTCCCGGCGCCGGAGACCACCCGATCGGTGCCGGCGAAAGCCTCTGCGGCTGCGGCACTGGCGGCCAACAACATGACCAGTCAGGCTGATCTGGTCGACCTCAGAGAACCGGCGGACGAGCAGGAGAACAAGCTCGCGCTCGCGCTCTtctccgcggcgccggcgacgagcagcgGCGCCGACAGCAGCTGGGTCGCGTTCCCGTCGGACTCGGACGAcgctccgccggcggcgacctcggcgtGGCATGCGCCGGCCGCGGAGCCCGGGAAGGCGGACTGGGAGCTGGCGCTGGTGGAGACGGCGAGCAGCCTGTCCCGGCAGACGGCGTCCCTCGGCGGTGGGATGGACCCTCTGCTCCTGGGCGGGATGTACGACCAGGGCGCGGTCCGGCAGCAGGTGGCCGCGCAGGCCGCGTCGGGGAGCGCGAGCAGCGTGGCGCTGCCGGCGCCCgggcgcagcgcggcggcggcggccgtgctgATGCTGCCGGCGCCCGACGGCACGGTGCAGGCGGTCGGGGGCGACCCGTTCGCGGCGTCGCtggcggtgccgccgccgtcgtacgTGCAGATGGCGGAGATGGAGCGGAagcagcagctgctggtgcAGGAGCAGCAGATGTGGGCGCAGTACCGGCAGGGCGGCATGCGGGGGCAGCCCGCCGGGTTCagcgggctcgccgccggcagcgTGTTCGCGCCGAACACCGCCGTGGCCATGCCCTACGGCTACGGAATGCCGGTGGCGTACAACCATGTCGGCGGATACTATTAG